A single window of Tiliqua scincoides isolate rTilSci1 chromosome 10, rTilSci1.hap2, whole genome shotgun sequence DNA harbors:
- the LOC136661182 gene encoding kin of IRRE-like protein 1, whose product VVMLSVRPQTVAEGGKVSFLCTATSNPELTGDRWAKGGVPIPEANGDSYEAIVNQSFFMEPVSCEGSNAVGSTLVDVHFGARLISQPKPLTVGVGSDASFTCTWAGSPPLTLAWTKKEFRFPSCVLSNGNALHLKAVTQEDAGMYVCKTIVPRIGVAEKALAVNGPPIMGAEPSLQTAVGAKARLECLVGSVPPPDRIAWSWGEWVLDAGSLDRFTVDTMVTDQGVLSALLIDPTHDSDFTLAYNCTAWNRFGARSATV is encoded by the exons gtcgtcatgctgtcggtgcggccgcaaacggtcgccgagggtggcaaagtgagctttctctgcacggccacctccaacccggagctgacaggcgacag gtgggccaaaggaggtgtgcccattccggaggccaacggggacagctatgaggcgatagtcaatcaatcgtttttcatggagcccgtgtcgtgcgagggctcgaatgccgtcggcagcacactggtggatgtgcatt ttggagcccgccttatctcccagcccaagcccctgactgtaggtgttggttctgatgcctctttcacctgtacctgggcggggagtccacctctcaccctagcctggaccaagaaggagttcaggttcccaagttgt gtgttgagcaatggaaacgcgctacacctcaaggctgtgacgcaggaagatgccggcatgtacgtctgcaaaaccatcgtgccacgcattggagtggctgagaaagcactagctgtgaatg ggccgcccattatgggcgcggaaccaagcctgcagactgcagtgggggccaaggcacggctggagtgtttggtggggagcgtcccaccccccgacaggatt gcctggtcgtggggtgaatgggtgctggatgctggctcgctagatcggttcacggtggacaccatggtgaccgaccaaggggtgctctctgctttgctgatcgacccaacgcatgacagcgacttcaccttggcctacaactgtaccgcatggaatcgctttggcgcacgttccgctaccgtc